ATTCTGCATGTGGATTCATTGCCCTGTGAAAAAGGAATTAAGAAATGGATGCATATGCAAAAAACCAACCCTTTTCTACATCAAACTGCCCTTTCAGCTTTACAATTAATTCATTCTCTTGGAACGTAGTATATGCTTTTTAAACTGTTGTGGTCACATCTGGCCCCTTGGCATTTGATAACATGTGCAATTTTGTACCATAGGGCGCAACAGGAATCTGTGGATGACAATGAAAGAAATCGTTTTCTTGTTAACTATGTTGATTATGCATTTGATGACTTTGGGGGACGTCAACCACCAGTTTATCCTGGTCTCTCTGCTGTTTGGGGGAGCTTAGCTCGAAGTAAGGTAAAAGCTTACTGGTCATCTGTTTTGGCTGTTAAACTATGAGCACAGTGTAATGGATTATACCAGTTCTTGGGTaccatatatgtgtgtgtgtgtgtgtgtgtgtgtgtatgagGTGCTGATTAAGTTATCTCTCCAATTCACCCACTATTTCAGTGATTGCTTACTGACGCAAGACACCATTTCCTAGTTACAATGAAGTGCCTTAGTTCATAATTTcatgcttttgttttctttctggAACCATCTTCATACCAGGATTTTCTTGCGCTTCATTTCATTTAAAGAGCTGCTGTTCCTGGTTGTATTCTCATAAAGTAGTCTTTGCTTTGGTTGTTGAGATTAATTCTCCTTGTTATGGATTGTCAATGATTAGCAGACTAATAACAGTCAATTCAGCTCCCCTGGTTTAGTCAATTGGGTATAAAACAGCAATATCAATGAGAGAGAAACTGTTTGCTAGTTAGTAGACAATACTTTTTGCAAGTGGAAAAACATGCTGCACCCTTGCTGCAGGACATTAATGTACAGCTATACTATGCTACTGCCATATTTACCTGATCCCTTTGTTCAGGCTAAGGGCTACCGTGTCGGACCGGTCTATGATGACGTATTGGCTATGGCTTGGTTTTTCCTCGAACTAATTGTCAAGTCAATGGCCTTGGAGCAGACTCGACTATTCTATCACGTTCTTTCACTAGGTATGTTTTAAAGCATCAAAACATCCTCTTCGCATCTTAATTAAATATGAGTATCTCTGAAAAGAAAAGGTCTATTCTCTTTCTCTGCTTCTACTTTCGCAACAATTGCAATAGTTAATTTTAGGTCTGTAAACATGTGCTCTTATTCAAATGATGCAGTCATTTCACCATTCAATTTGCATTCTGAATCATTGTATGATCCTTAAGTGGTCTCATCATCCTTTATTTTGCAGGTGAAGATATTCCACCTATGCAGCTGAAAGAAGGTGTATTTAAATGCATATTGCAGTTGTATGATTGCCTTCTAACAGAAGTCCACGAGCGTTGTAAGAAGGGATTAAACTTAGCAAAGCGGTTGAATAGTAGCTTGGCCTTCTTCTGTTATGATCTCTTATCAGTGATTGAACCTCGCCAAGTTTTTGAACTAGTACGCTTTTCCTTCCATTTAATGTATGATTATCTCTAATGGAATTTAGTGGTTCGGATTTGACTCTTTTTGTTGGAGGGGTTCCTGACTTGCAGTGAAGTTAACTGCTTTATTCATATTAAACTGGATTTCTACATCTTAAGAATGGACAGCTTATCCTGATGTGATTAACTTAGCGAGAATTTCACATATGGCTTGGCGtaatttaaatatgtttttcatGTCAATTACAGTTCCGTGTTCGGTTGTCTTACTTCTCATTCATCTGCTACAGGTGTCCTTGTACCTGGACAAATTTTCTGGAGTATGTCCATCGGTTCTTCATGATTGCAAGCTCACATTCTTACAGATTATATGTGACCATGATCTTTTCGTGGAAATGCCTGGAAGAGACCCTTCGGATAGGTAACTGTATGAGTTTCAGAAATGAGATTTGCCTCATCTAACTCTGCAAGTGCAACATAAATTGTGCATCAACTTGCACCCACCACTCTGTGTCCTTTACATGGGTAATCCAGTTTATTGGAAAATGTGGTGGAGCAGTTTACAATCTGGTACTACTTGATAGCCTTTCGATTACATAGACTTTGGGAGGTCTCTTGTATGCCCTTGAGCAATCATCAATTCCCACTCTTGCTCTATGAAGTTTTacatgtttttcttgaaaaactaGTCCTCATAACTGCTTCACACTTTCTTTCCTGGCCTCAACATATTATAACTTACACTGCGCACACAGCTGGTCTTAGTCTCCTTGCATTCTTCAAAATATGTTGGATGTGGAAGATCTTATCTATGCGTACATGCTGCAGGAACTACCTTTCATCTGTCCTAATACAAGAAATTTTCCTCAGCTGGGATCATGATGATTTGTCTCAGCGTGCAAAGGTTGGTTACTGTGCTAATAATTTGTACTAACATATGCTTAAATTTTAAGTTGGTTTCTGAatatattttcctctatttGCCATTATAGTCTGCAAAGTTGGcaaacatgtttgtttgttcTGTATGTTGACCTTTATCATACAATTTGTGTAGGCAGCTAGAATATTAGTCATCCTCCTATGCAAGCATGAGTTTGATGCTCGATACCAGAAGCCTGAAGATAAACTCTACATTGCACAGCTATATTTTCCACTCATCGGACAGGTACATTTCCCTACCAAGATCCCAGACCGTCTATTATTTTGTGCTTTCCACTGAATTTTTATTCAGTTTTCAATTTCAACTGTTTCTTTCAGAACAGATTACAAGAAAAATTTGTTATGATGCCCAGCTTTTAGGGATTCTTCTTTTATTCCTTTAAGTATCATATCAAGTATCCTTTCCTGCATTTGTCCCTAGTTAGAATGCATAAATGTCAAACGTGGGCCAGttgaaatattaattttcatctGTTCTTTCATAAGTGAAATTTCTGCTTTTCTGATTGTCTTGTGAAAATGAACAAGTAGGTCATGCCTTCTTTTGATCCAGATAgtttataatattaatttttaagaaatcaaaatatGAGAGAACTGTCTATGTAATAATTTGCTGAGTAAGCTGTACTTCACTGGGTTTGGAGAGTGTAGAGTTTTATGTTCACTGAGTAAGTTGTAGGTGGTAAAACTAAAGGTGCAGGGTTTTATGTTCACCATCTTAAGCAGATTTATGTTAGTTACTGAGGTGGCTACATAGTATTTTGACATTCTGTCGATGCATCTGAACAGGACAATTACATAATTGCTTAAGCTTGATGCGTCAGGTTGAAAGTACTACCTTGATTATAACATCTCTGATACTGGAAGatgttaaaaaagaaactagaaGCTTAAACTTAATTAACCTTATGCCGTgatgtttgatttttgtaacAGCAAGGCCTATGTTTAGGGTTCATCTTTGCTACTCGCCCAGTCATTGCGTTAAAATTAGGCAATCATTGTGGATGTTTTGTTATTGTACCTTTCGGGGCTTAAAATGAAATTGATAGTTGCCAGTGCGACCCTGATCCTGGGGGTTAGTTGCAATACCACCTCTATTGTTGTGCCATTTTCCCCATCATTTTATTGTCTCTATCCGTAATAAATGTACTGACAATTGCGTGCAAATTGAAGCTACTTAATGTCCCTGGTGTGACAGCTATATAGATGATAGACTTAAATTTGTCTAGTGAAAGCAATTTTCACTTCTTCAGATCTTTTTGTTCTCTCCAATGTAGTTTGCTTTCATGATATGTGGGGAAAAGATTCATACTAAATGAAGAAATCTAGCATAGTAAAAGCAACTTGGGGGGTAACCTAGTTTCTCGCTTGGAAGTTCCTAGCATTTTCATGGTCTTGAATTGCAGTATTATCCTTTATCCTTTTCTCTAAGTtctgaaaatttcaattttgaatttattgcagATCCTAGATGAGATGCCTGTCTTTTACAATCTGAATGCTGTGGAGAAGCGTGAAGTTCTGATTGTTATTTTGCAAATTGTGCGCAACCTAGATGACACGTCACTTGTCAAGGCGTGGCAGCAAAGCGTTGCTCGAACCCGACTATTTTTCAAACTCATGGAAGAGTGCCTTACTCTCTTTGAGGTTCGAGTCCATTTCCAATATTTCGATTTCTTTCTGGCTTGACTTCTGGTTAGCTCATATTTGCTACTGGAATATCAGTTATAGATTAAGTTGTTCTTTGAATTGGAATTCTTAAGAATTGTTTGGTTTAATGCTGATCAGTGACTGAGAAATTTGCTTaattccttccttcttttttgtttatgagTAAATTCATTGGAGGCATTTAGTTCGTTTAGTGGATCAATAGATGGCAAGTTAAATTCCTTAGAGTATAGAGGTGCTTTATGAGATAGTAATTATAATGGTTCATTATCAGCTTGGTGCTTGAtgagatttttccttttggtttgtcAATTCTTTGTGGAATTATCACTTGTCATGAATCTTCCTTACAGTTGACTGATGAAAATGCTCTTGATTCATgccttttttctcctttgctgttaggatttttctatttcaatcaCCATAAATTATCTGTTTGTCCTTGCAGCATGGAAGTCAGATTTACTAGGATGACTGAGTAGTCTCAGTGCTATCCTCCTTGCTCAGAATAGTAATTGCATTTTACATGATTTTGCAGCATAGAAAACCTTCTGATGGCATGCTCCTTGGCTCCAGTTCTCGCAGCCCCGCTGGGGATGGACCTGTCTCCCCAAAGTACTCTGAGAGACTTTCTCCTGCAATTAACACGTATCTTTCAGAGGCATCAAGACAAGAAGTTAGAGTAAGTGAACTCTTGTAAAGCATTTAAATTGAGAGTAAGGTAAATATGTTTTGTCTGCTGTAGTAATTCCTGATCTCAGAGGCCATCCTGGTGAATGTTCTTTTTAATACTGGAAGCCATCCTTGTGAATATTGGTTTCCACTCAGAGTCTCTAAATTTCTGCTGCAATATCTTTATGCAGCCTCAGGGAACACCTGAGAATGGTTATTTATGGCAAAGAGCGAACTCCCAGTTGAGCTCCCCAAGTCAGCCGTATTCTTTGAGAGAAGCCCTAGCTCAGGCTCAATCTTCAAGGATTGGAGCTTCAGCTCAAGCTCTGAGAGAATCCTTGCACCCAATTTTGAGGCAAAAACTGGTATGGTGTTTACAGTATTCACCATGCTGCTgctcttgtttttcttgtttgaagAAGTTTGAATCATTTGATTTTCACTTAATGAAGACAGCTTATAATCGTGGCAATTACTACAGGAGCTTTGGGAAGAGAATTTAAGCGCTGCTGTCAGTCTTCAAGTTCTGGAAATAACCGAGAAATTTTCCACAATGGCATCAACTCATAGCATCACAACAGACTATGGGAAACTCGATTGCATGACTgctatttttatgaatttcttcTCCCGAAATCAACCACTGGAGTTTTGGAAAGCTTTATCACCTGTCTTCAGCAGTGTCTTTGATCTTCATGGAGCTACCCTTATATCCAGGGAGAATGATCGATTCTTAAAACAAGTTGCTTTTCATCTGCTGCGGCTTGGAGTTTTCAGAAATGACAGTGTTCGGAAACGGGCTGTTGTTGGGCTTCAGATACTTGTTAAGGTAAGCTCTCTAGACTTAACATCATACTCTTCTCTGCCAGCTAGTACAACCAGATTATTGATGGTATGcatttcataatcaatttgcagaGTTCTTTCTATCACTTAATGCAATCTGCAAGGTTAAGGGTCATGCTGACCATTACAATATCAGAGTTGATGTCCGAGGTGCAAGTCACTCAGATGAAATCTGATGGTACACTAGAGGAGAGTGGTGAGGCACGGCGACTTAGAAATTCTTTGGAGGAAATGGCAAATGAAGGCAAGAGCCCTAGCATATTGAAAGAATGTGGTCTTGCAGAAAATTCTCTCGTCTCAATTCCAGAAAGAATGACAGAAAATCGGTGGTCCTGGTCGGAGGTCAAATATCTCTCTGATTGCCTTCTTTTGGCACTAGATGCAAGCCTTGAGCATTCTCTTTTGGTAAGTTATGATCGCATGTGTGGTAGCATATTTGTTTAATGACTTATGGGTGAGGTGAACCTCATATATATCGGTAATGTATCAGCGACCATTCATCAGATTGGATCAATTACAAATAGTTGGAGTAGTTCTGTCATCTGAGTCACCATTCTGGTTGAGAAGAGTGGGTCGTGTTATAGTTAAAAGTCATTGGCTGTACTGCATCTGATCCAGCGAGCTTGCTGACCATAGACATCTTGGCTTTATcattaattgcatgttaataaGTTTTGGGCTTGTGTTAAGTTAGCCTTTCTCTGATTTTTTGTCATTCAGGGATCTTTGATGAATATGGATAGATATGCTGCTGCAGAGAGTTATCACAAACTTGCTATGGCTTTTGCCCCTGTCCCGGATCTTCACATTATGTGGTTGTTGCACTTGTGTGATGCACACCAGGAGATGCAGTCTTGGGCTGAAGCTGCACAATGTGCTGTGGCTGTTGCTGGTGTTGTAATGCAGGTACATACatttaaattatcaaatataGTCACATACAGCTTTTTTTAAGCAAATGTACTCTTTCAAGCTTGATGGTTGGATTCTGTATGCTGTCACAAAAAATGTTCCTCTATACAATCACATTTTGCTGGCTCTCCAAGGAAGAATTGTCATTTATAAATAGAAGATTTAATGTACTCTGCCTATTGTAAGTTAGCAAGGACCTAAGTTATGCTTTAATTTACAGCCAAATACTTGTATCCGTAATAGAAACAAAGACACAGGGTACAAATAATTTCTACTCTTGATGGACAAGAGATACTGTTGGTAGGACATCATTTTCCTCAACCAAAGTGAGTTCTTTTCTGATTTGTGAGGTATCTTGAGTTTACGTCTCTATACTTCTCTACGAAGACTGCTCAAACTGTTTGTTGTCTGAGATCTATTTATACGGGAAACTTATCACAACTAGTTATTGctgattgattggaagaatatATTCTAGCAGATACTCATGCAGTCCATCTATATCTTACTTTTCTTATTGCAGGCCCTAGTAGCTAGAAATGATGGTGTCTGGAGTAAAGACCATGTGACGGCACTACGTAAAATTTGCCCAATGGTCAGCAGTGAGATCAGCTGTGAGGCATCTGCTGCAGAGGTTGAAGGGTATGGTGCTTCGAAACTCACAGTAGACTCTGCTGTGAAATATCTGCAGCTTGCAAACAATCTTTTTTCTCAAGCTGAGCTTCATCATTTCTGCGCAAGCATTCTGGAACTTGTGATTCCAGTTTACAAAAGCAGGAGAGCATATGGACAGCTGGCAAAATGTCACACCTTGCTCACCGATATCTATGCGTCAATCCTTGAGCAGGAATCGAGCCCAATTCCTTTTACAGATGCTACATATTACAGGGTGGGATTCTACGGGGAAAAATTTGGGAAGCTGGATAGGAAGGAATACGTTTATCGGGAGCCCCGTGATGTGCGCCTTGGTGATATTATGGAGAAGCTTAGTCATATTTATGAGTCCCGGATGGATGGAAACCATACACTGCTCATTATCCCGGATTCTAGACAAGTAAAAGCCGAAGAGTTGCAGCCAGGAGTTTGCTATCTACAGATAACTGCTGTTGATCCTGTGATGGAAGATGAAGATTTGGGGAGCAGAAGGGAGAGGATCTTTTCTCTATCTACTGGTGGGGTCCGTGCACGTGTTTTTGATCGCTTTTTGTTTGATACCCCATTTACTAAAAATGGCAAGACTCAAGGTGGGTTAGAAGACCAATGGAAGAGGCGGACGGTCCTTCAGACTGAGGGCTCATTCCCTGCCCTTGTGAACAGGCTCTTGGTGATTAAATCTGAGTCTCTTGAGTTTTCGCCAGTAGAAAATGCAATTGGCATGATTGAAACCCGTACAGCTGCACTGCGCAATGAACTTGAAGAGCCTCGCAGTTCTGAAGGAGATCAACTCCCACGCTTGCAAAGTCTGCAGAGAATCCTCCAAGGCAGCGTGGCAGTCCAAGTGAGTGCATATTAATGGCCTTTGGCAAATAAATGGCTTATGCTCGACCAAATAACTTGTCTAGATCCATGCACCTCTTTCTTCATGATGACCTTTTGACATTTAATCTCATGTTGTAGGTGAATAGTGGGGTTCTTAGTGTTTGCACGGCTTTCCTGTCGGGTGAGCCTGCCACAAGGTTGCGGTCCCAAGAACTACAGCAACTCATCGCTGCACTTCTCGAATTCATGGCTGTTTGTAAGCGTGCGATACGGGTTCACTTCAGATTGATCGGGGAGGAAGATCAAGAATTCCACACGCAGCTTGTGAACGGGTTTCAATCTCTCACTGCAGAGTTATCTCATTATATCCCCGCCATCCTCTCGGAGCTTTGAAATTGTTGTACTATCACTTGTATTGAGTGTATGTGCCTAGGCTTTTGGTTTTCATTAGCATCTTTTGTAGTTTTAAGTGCTTTCTTTCACACCACCTTGCCAAATAGCATCATTTGTTGCTTATGTTGGTAGGAGAATGTGTTCATATCACATCATGTGTAATGTCATCTGTAATTGCCGTCGCTGAAGATGTGGATGCTTTCAACAATTGTTCATATCTTTGACCTGGTTCTTGAATGTGAAATGCCCAACGAAATtctgctttccttttctttttctttttctagatttCAATTATCTTAGCACTTGTCGCACAATCCGACTATGTTGGAAGAGGAGTCTCGTTTATCGTTCTGAGAATGTTTAATGACACGCAAAGAGCATATATGT
The sequence above is drawn from the Eucalyptus grandis isolate ANBG69807.140 chromosome 11, ASM1654582v1, whole genome shotgun sequence genome and encodes:
- the LOC104425899 gene encoding guanine nucleotide exchange factor SPIKE 1; protein product: MESSQSSNRFRRIPRQSTNCATTSHLKLDPLLDENPEQWPHLNELVHCYRTDWVKDDSKYGHYESVSPVHLQNQIFEGPDTDIETEMRLACARQAKADDTTDDDVPSTSGRQFTEATSSDSKHFGLSPLPTYEPAFDWQNERSMIYGQRIPDSHSSQHGSGLKISVKVLSLSFQAGLVEPFHGTICLYNRERREKLSEDFYFRVLPTETQDNKMSNEPRGIFYLDAPSASVCLLIQLEKPATEEGGVTSSVYSRKEPVHLTERERQKLQVWSRIMPYRESFAWAIVPLFDNTIGAASGGSASPSSPLAPSISGSISHDGGVEPVSKITLHGKLGYSSGSSVVVELSNLNKVKESYTEDSLQDPKRKVHKPVRGVLRLEIEKHQTGHVDLENVSENGSMTNDSVDPGDTITASTFSKCPSNGSDGTQSSNIKQHSFDGKEASDNRLNIQGNSDFNADDFQAFDFRTTTRNEPFLQLFHSLYVYPLTVALSRKRNLFIRVELRKDDADVRRQPLEALYPREPGASPQKWVHTQVAVGARAACYHDELKLLLPAIWTPLHHLLFTFFHIDLQTKLEAPKPVVIGYAALPLSTHAQLRSEISLPIMRELVPHYLQDAGKERLDYLEDGKNVFRLRLRLCSSLYPINERVRDFFLEYDRHTLRTSPPWGSELLEAINSLKNVDSTALLQFLHPILNMLLHLIGNGGETLQVAAFRAVVNILTRAQQESVDDNERNRFLVNYVDYAFDDFGGRQPPVYPGLSAVWGSLARSKAKGYRVGPVYDDVLAMAWFFLELIVKSMALEQTRLFYHVLSLGEDIPPMQLKEGVFKCILQLYDCLLTEVHERCKKGLNLAKRLNSSLAFFCYDLLSVIEPRQVFELVSLYLDKFSGVCPSVLHDCKLTFLQIICDHDLFVEMPGRDPSDRNYLSSVLIQEIFLSWDHDDLSQRAKAARILVILLCKHEFDARYQKPEDKLYIAQLYFPLIGQILDEMPVFYNLNAVEKREVLIVILQIVRNLDDTSLVKAWQQSVARTRLFFKLMEECLTLFEHRKPSDGMLLGSSSRSPAGDGPVSPKYSERLSPAINTYLSEASRQEVRPQGTPENGYLWQRANSQLSSPSQPYSLREALAQAQSSRIGASAQALRESLHPILRQKLELWEENLSAAVSLQVLEITEKFSTMASTHSITTDYGKLDCMTAIFMNFFSRNQPLEFWKALSPVFSSVFDLHGATLISRENDRFLKQVAFHLLRLGVFRNDSVRKRAVVGLQILVKSSFYHLMQSARLRVMLTITISELMSEVQVTQMKSDGTLEESGEARRLRNSLEEMANEGKSPSILKECGLAENSLVSIPERMTENRWSWSEVKYLSDCLLLALDASLEHSLLGSLMNMDRYAAAESYHKLAMAFAPVPDLHIMWLLHLCDAHQEMQSWAEAAQCAVAVAGVVMQALVARNDGVWSKDHVTALRKICPMVSSEISCEASAAEVEGYGASKLTVDSAVKYLQLANNLFSQAELHHFCASILELVIPVYKSRRAYGQLAKCHTLLTDIYASILEQESSPIPFTDATYYRVGFYGEKFGKLDRKEYVYREPRDVRLGDIMEKLSHIYESRMDGNHTLLIIPDSRQVKAEELQPGVCYLQITAVDPVMEDEDLGSRRERIFSLSTGGVRARVFDRFLFDTPFTKNGKTQGGLEDQWKRRTVLQTEGSFPALVNRLLVIKSESLEFSPVENAIGMIETRTAALRNELEEPRSSEGDQLPRLQSLQRILQGSVAVQVNSGVLSVCTAFLSGEPATRLRSQELQQLIAALLEFMAVCKRAIRVHFRLIGEEDQEFHTQLVNGFQSLTAELSHYIPAILSEL